In a single window of the Candidatus Hydrogenedentota bacterium genome:
- a CDS encoding branched-chain amino acid transaminase: protein MATMHPGSTAYFEGAYMNSADAKLSVMTHAFNYGTALFEGIRGYYSKDEDNLFIFRLHEHIDRFVRNFNILCMDIPEDAGQITEICLEVSRRCALREDIYLRPLCYKSELSLGPAVRGVSSALCCYLIKLGDYVDTSEGLDVAVSSWRRLSDNAIPTRAKTTGSYINSSLAASEAKQSGFHEAIFLREDGTVAEGSAMNIFVLQGDTLITPPANADILVGITRNTIIQLAQEQLGIKVVERPIARTELYISDEAFFCGTGAQVAPIRSVDRRPVGAGKPGPVTRSLQDIYFKVVTGKVDAYRHWCTPVY from the coding sequence ATGGCAACAATGCATCCAGGATCGACGGCGTACTTTGAAGGCGCGTACATGAATTCCGCCGACGCGAAACTCAGCGTGATGACCCATGCCTTCAACTACGGCACGGCACTCTTTGAAGGGATCCGCGGCTACTACAGCAAAGACGAAGACAATCTCTTCATCTTCCGCCTCCACGAGCACATTGATCGTTTTGTGCGGAACTTCAACATCTTGTGCATGGATATCCCTGAAGACGCGGGTCAGATTACCGAGATCTGCCTGGAAGTGTCGCGGCGTTGCGCCCTGCGCGAGGACATCTATCTCCGTCCGCTTTGTTACAAGAGCGAGCTGTCCCTCGGGCCCGCCGTGCGCGGCGTTTCCAGCGCGCTTTGCTGCTATCTCATCAAGCTTGGCGACTACGTGGACACGAGCGAGGGGCTGGACGTGGCCGTGTCCTCCTGGCGCCGCCTTTCGGACAACGCCATTCCCACACGCGCCAAGACCACCGGCAGCTACATCAACTCGTCCCTGGCGGCTTCGGAAGCCAAGCAGTCCGGATTCCACGAAGCCATTTTTCTCCGGGAAGACGGCACGGTGGCCGAAGGCAGCGCGATGAATATTTTCGTGCTGCAGGGCGACACCCTCATCACGCCGCCGGCCAATGCCGACATTCTGGTGGGGATTACCCGTAATACGATCATCCAGCTCGCGCAGGAGCAGTTGGGCATCAAGGTCGTTGAACGGCCCATCGCGCGCACCGAGCTTTACATCAGCGATGAGGCCTTCTTCTGCGGCACAGGCGCCCAGGTGGCTCCCATCCGCTCGGTCGACCGACGTCCCGTGGGCGCGGGTAAACCTGGTCCGGTGACCCGCAGTCTGCAGGACATCTATTTCAAGGTTGTCACGGGCAAGGTGGACGCCTACCGCCACTGGTGCACGCCGGTTTATTGA
- a CDS encoding CBS domain-containing protein: MQMISDVIKPRDIYWVSADDSVRDAVHYLCERKTGAVAVKEGEHVVGIFSERDLMHRVVNASLDIDVVRVRQVMTADPISVRLDDEMRHAKSVMFKCGVRHLVVVGNGGVYKGLISMRDLIEADMAESSELIERLNDAYYEKAYRARWRMSSNRVIIEQYTPQ; this comes from the coding sequence ATGCAAATGATCAGTGATGTCATCAAGCCTCGCGATATTTACTGGGTGAGCGCCGATGACTCGGTCCGAGATGCAGTGCATTATCTATGCGAACGGAAGACGGGGGCCGTAGCGGTGAAAGAGGGGGAACATGTGGTGGGCATCTTCTCCGAACGGGATCTGATGCACCGGGTGGTCAACGCGTCGCTGGACATCGACGTGGTACGGGTGCGCCAGGTGATGACCGCCGATCCCATTTCCGTTCGACTGGACGACGAGATGCGCCATGCCAAGTCGGTGATGTTCAAGTGCGGCGTGCGCCATCTGGTCGTCGTTGGCAATGGCGGTGTCTACAAAGGGTTGATCTCGATGCGCGATTTAATTGAGGCGGACATGGCGGAAAGCTCGGAACTTATCGAGCGGCTGAACGACGCCTATTACGAAAAGGCGTATCGTGCGCGCTGGCGCATGTCTTCCAATCGGGTAATCATCGAGCAATATACGCCCCAGTAG
- a CDS encoding DegT/DnrJ/EryC1/StrS family aminotransferase encodes MTFDFAWPVFDSSDQEALMRVLQRRKWFNGEETVAFEKAYAAFQGARHGVACTSGTTGLEVVLEALEIGPGDEVIVPPYTFVATATAVLRVGATPIFVDVDETWCMNPEAAAAAITPRTRAIMPVYFGGSMAHCAELAALAEKHGIKLIEDACHAWGSAWEGKGAGTIGCAGVFSFQESKNLTAGEGGVIVTDDTSLAERCRSIVNCGREEGAAWYHHINLGTNARITEFGAAILQAQLDRYPEQLERRCANAALLDAGLTGIPGITPQPVAPGMTRRSYHLYCLRLDSAAYGMSRADFLAAARERGLPFVAGYPLPLYEQPLFKKFKDRFDYSTCHCPVTEALCASEGVWLTQHMLLLTEAHMAELIKGVREIGGHG; translated from the coding sequence ATGACCTTCGATTTTGCCTGGCCCGTTTTCGATAGTTCCGACCAGGAAGCCCTCATGCGCGTCCTTCAACGTAGGAAATGGTTCAATGGCGAAGAAACCGTGGCTTTTGAGAAAGCCTATGCGGCTTTTCAGGGAGCCCGCCATGGTGTCGCCTGCACCAGTGGCACAACAGGCCTCGAAGTGGTCCTCGAAGCCCTCGAAATCGGGCCCGGCGATGAAGTTATCGTCCCCCCCTACACCTTCGTAGCCACCGCGACCGCCGTATTGCGCGTGGGCGCCACACCGATTTTTGTCGACGTGGACGAAACCTGGTGTATGAACCCCGAGGCCGCAGCGGCGGCCATCACGCCGCGGACCAGGGCCATCATGCCCGTATATTTCGGTGGCTCCATGGCCCACTGCGCCGAACTGGCCGCGCTGGCGGAAAAACACGGAATCAAGCTGATTGAGGACGCGTGCCACGCCTGGGGAAGCGCCTGGGAGGGGAAGGGCGCGGGAACGATCGGGTGCGCCGGTGTGTTCAGCTTCCAGGAGTCCAAGAACCTTACGGCGGGCGAAGGAGGCGTCATTGTAACGGATGACACGTCCCTCGCCGAACGCTGCCGCAGTATTGTCAACTGCGGACGGGAAGAAGGGGCCGCCTGGTATCACCACATCAACCTCGGCACGAACGCCCGAATCACGGAATTTGGCGCCGCCATACTCCAGGCGCAACTGGACCGATATCCCGAACAACTTGAGCGCCGTTGCGCCAACGCCGCCCTGCTGGACGCCGGACTCACGGGAATTCCCGGCATTACCCCTCAACCCGTGGCCCCCGGCATGACGCGACGCTCCTATCACCTCTACTGCCTCCGCCTGGACAGTGCCGCCTATGGCATGAGTCGGGCGGACTTCCTCGCCGCCGCCAGAGAGCGGGGCCTTCCCTTCGTCGCCGGCTACCCCCTGCCGCTCTACGAGCAACCCCTCTTCAAGAAATTCAAGGACCGCTTCGACTACAGCACCTGCCACTGCCCCGTGACCGAAGCCCTGTGCGCCAGCGAGGGCGTCTGGCTCACCCAGCACATGCTGCTGCTGACGGAAGCCCATATGGCGGAACTGATCAAAGGCGTGCGCGAAATCGGCGGACACGGGTGA
- a CDS encoding type IV pilus twitching motility protein PilT — protein sequence MIELNKILSYAVKNGASDIHLTVASPPAVRIDGKIRFLETEPLTPSDTLEFATEIMNEKELAAFHDKGDADLAYGVAGLGRFRVNVLKQRGSVGIVMRHVKGKILEFTELNLPPALTKIAELHRGLVLVTGTTGSGKSTTLASIIDYINQRNRFHIVTLEDPIEFLHHNKKSIVTQREINIDTKDFYSALRAAMREDPDVILIGEMRDAETFQAAISAAETGHLVFSTLHTTNVMLTIDRIMDMFPSNMHDQIRSQISMQLRACVSQRLLPAADGKGRVPAIELMFNNPGIASLIRENNIKQIPTAIVGGKEDGMQTFNMSLAALIKSGLIKEEHAYAFSDNPEELRMNLQGIFISSGRGGILKK from the coding sequence ATGATCGAACTGAACAAGATTCTGAGTTACGCGGTAAAAAACGGAGCGTCGGACATCCACCTGACGGTGGCCAGCCCGCCCGCGGTCCGAATTGACGGCAAGATCCGATTTCTGGAGACGGAGCCCCTGACCCCCTCGGACACGCTGGAGTTTGCAACCGAGATCATGAATGAAAAAGAGCTCGCGGCCTTCCATGACAAGGGCGACGCGGACTTGGCTTACGGTGTGGCCGGCCTCGGACGCTTTCGTGTCAACGTGTTGAAACAGCGGGGCTCCGTGGGTATTGTCATGCGCCACGTGAAGGGCAAGATCCTCGAGTTCACGGAGCTGAATCTACCCCCCGCTCTGACCAAGATCGCCGAACTTCATCGGGGGCTGGTACTGGTCACCGGCACGACGGGCAGCGGCAAGTCCACCACCCTGGCCTCCATCATCGACTATATCAACCAACGCAACCGATTCCACATCGTGACCCTGGAAGACCCTATCGAGTTCCTCCATCACAATAAGAAGAGCATTGTTACCCAGCGGGAAATCAACATCGACACGAAGGACTTCTACTCCGCCCTGCGCGCCGCCATGCGCGAGGACCCGGACGTAATTCTCATCGGCGAAATGCGCGACGCGGAAACATTCCAGGCCGCCATCTCGGCCGCGGAAACGGGGCACCTCGTCTTCAGCACGCTCCACACCACCAACGTGATGCTCACGATTGACCGCATCATGGATATGTTCCCCTCCAATATGCACGACCAGATTCGTTCGCAGATCTCCATGCAGCTCAGGGCCTGCGTATCGCAGCGCCTGTTGCCCGCCGCCGACGGAAAGGGACGGGTGCCGGCCATCGAGTTGATGTTCAACAATCCTGGTATTGCCTCGTTGATCCGGGAAAACAACATCAAGCAGATCCCCACGGCGATTGTTGGCGGGAAGGAAGACGGCATGCAGACCTTCAACATGAGTCTGGCCGCCCTCATCAAGTCGGGACTTATCAAGGAAGAACACGCCTACGCCTTCTCGGACAATCCCGAAGAGCTCCGGATGAACCTCCAGGGAATCTTCATCAGTAGCGGTCGGGGCGGCATCCTGAAGAAATAA
- a CDS encoding YncE family protein has protein sequence MNFETAPVHPVDLSPSAQFLAVAHLADNRVLIFDLTEGSPVLSRAIPVGIDPVSARFRTDTELWVVNHISDTITIVDASNGAVTGLIQTLDEPADVVFAGNPVRAFVTCSQVNTIQVFDTTTHGVVEEMVLDAEDPRALAVSPDGNTVYAAIFESGNRSTLLGGGSVGPGTISFPPNVVDDANAPHGVVNPAPNNGAQFSPPKNPANGTPPPVGLIVKQDSEGLWRDDTGANWTELVSGNLAAQSGRPVGWELLDHDIAIIDANDLSVDYIDHLMNIGMALAVNPGTGAVTLVGTDATNEIRFEPVVNGTFLRVLYAAADPDTGQSTTIADLNAAHVNGYATRRIPQAQRNRSIGDPRGIVWNSAGTTAYVTGMGSNNLVVINTQGVRAGQADTIELGEGPTGLALDEERQQLYVWNRFAASLSVISTESETELSRLSVFDPTPAAIRTGRKHLYDTHKTSGLGQIACASCHVDARMDRLAWDLGDPAGDLLQLTNRNLGGDIPGLNEDFQPFHPMKGPMSTQTFQGIIGQEPFHWRGDRLGLEDFNPAFKGLQADDTELTPTEMQEYEDFLATIHFPPNPYRNLDNTLPTSLPLPDHFVPHQMDVPAGTPLPNGNARDGLDLYRDHVRRIDGDTMACVTCHSLPSGNGPNARFNGTSIETIPDGPRDEKHLMLVSIDGSTNRSLKVAQLRNLYDKVGMTMLNSPSRAGFGFLHDGSVDTLERFLSENAFNTATAQELANLVALMLAFSGSDFEPDATPPAIPFLDIPGEPSKDVHAAVGQQTEVDPAAKDLGELAQFVNIVETSNRVELVAHFPVNGIQRGARYQGNDSFERDAAGSTITTDALLASVDDGGTAIFTIVAAGTANRIALDRDQDSYYDYDEVLAGSDPADPESFGGGGEGEGEGELLYHSADTNEDYAISLSELLRIVQFYNSDRLGCQDGTEDGFQPNGTSETCAPHKSDYAPQDWRLNLNEVLRLIQVYNIGGYELCEGSEDGICPVAP, from the coding sequence GTGAACTTTGAGACGGCCCCGGTTCATCCCGTGGATTTAAGTCCCTCGGCTCAGTTCCTGGCGGTGGCGCACCTGGCGGACAACCGCGTTCTGATCTTTGACCTGACGGAGGGCTCTCCCGTCCTGAGCCGCGCCATTCCGGTGGGCATTGACCCCGTCTCCGCACGATTCCGCACCGATACGGAACTGTGGGTCGTGAACCATATCTCGGACACCATCACCATCGTGGATGCCTCCAATGGTGCCGTCACGGGCTTGATCCAGACCCTCGACGAGCCGGCGGATGTCGTATTCGCCGGTAATCCGGTGCGGGCCTTTGTCACCTGCTCGCAGGTCAACACCATTCAGGTATTTGATACCACAACACACGGCGTGGTTGAGGAAATGGTCCTGGATGCGGAGGATCCCCGCGCCCTGGCCGTCAGCCCCGACGGCAACACGGTCTATGCCGCGATCTTCGAGTCCGGCAACCGAAGCACCCTGCTGGGCGGCGGTTCCGTGGGACCAGGCACCATCAGCTTCCCCCCCAATGTCGTGGACGATGCGAATGCGCCCCACGGCGTGGTCAATCCCGCCCCGAACAACGGGGCCCAGTTTTCCCCACCCAAGAATCCGGCAAACGGCACGCCCCCCCCGGTGGGCCTTATCGTCAAGCAGGACAGCGAGGGGCTCTGGCGCGATGACACCGGAGCGAACTGGACCGAGTTGGTCAGCGGGAATCTGGCCGCCCAGTCCGGTCGCCCCGTAGGCTGGGAGTTGCTCGATCATGATATCGCGATTATTGATGCCAACGATTTGTCCGTGGATTACATCGACCACCTGATGAACATTGGCATGGCGCTCGCCGTGAATCCCGGCACCGGCGCGGTGACGCTCGTGGGCACCGACGCCACCAACGAAATCCGGTTTGAGCCCGTGGTCAACGGCACCTTTCTACGGGTCCTGTATGCCGCCGCCGACCCCGATACGGGGCAATCCACGACCATAGCGGACCTGAACGCCGCCCATGTCAACGGCTATGCGACCCGACGCATTCCCCAGGCGCAGCGCAACCGCTCCATCGGCGATCCGCGGGGCATCGTGTGGAACAGCGCCGGCACCACGGCCTACGTAACCGGCATGGGCTCCAACAACCTCGTGGTCATCAACACCCAGGGCGTCCGCGCGGGCCAGGCGGACACCATAGAGCTGGGCGAAGGACCTACCGGCCTGGCCCTGGATGAAGAGCGTCAGCAACTCTACGTCTGGAACCGATTCGCGGCGTCTCTATCCGTCATCAGCACGGAGTCAGAGACTGAGCTCAGCCGTCTGAGCGTCTTCGATCCCACCCCGGCGGCCATCCGCACCGGGCGCAAACACCTGTACGACACCCACAAGACTTCCGGCCTCGGCCAAATCGCCTGTGCTTCCTGCCATGTGGATGCCCGCATGGATCGACTCGCCTGGGATCTCGGCGACCCCGCCGGTGATCTCCTCCAATTGACCAACCGTAATCTCGGCGGAGATATCCCCGGCTTGAATGAGGATTTCCAGCCCTTCCACCCCATGAAGGGGCCCATGAGCACCCAGACCTTCCAGGGCATCATCGGTCAGGAGCCCTTCCACTGGCGCGGCGACCGCCTCGGACTGGAAGATTTCAATCCCGCATTCAAGGGCCTTCAGGCTGACGACACCGAACTGACACCTACGGAGATGCAGGAATACGAGGATTTCCTCGCGACTATCCACTTTCCGCCGAATCCCTATCGCAATCTGGACAATACCCTGCCCACGAGCCTTCCCCTGCCCGATCACTTCGTCCCACACCAGATGGACGTTCCGGCGGGCACGCCCCTGCCCAATGGCAACGCACGGGATGGTCTGGATCTCTATCGCGATCACGTAAGGCGGATTGACGGCGACACCATGGCCTGCGTCACCTGCCACAGCTTGCCAAGCGGGAATGGCCCGAATGCCCGATTCAACGGAACATCCATCGAGACCATTCCGGATGGCCCACGGGACGAAAAGCACCTCATGCTCGTCAGCATCGATGGTTCCACCAATCGCTCCCTCAAAGTGGCCCAGCTTCGCAACCTCTACGACAAAGTGGGCATGACCATGCTCAACAGCCCGAGTCGTGCGGGCTTCGGCTTCCTCCACGACGGCAGCGTGGACACCCTGGAGCGCTTTCTCTCCGAAAACGCCTTCAATACGGCAACGGCCCAGGAACTGGCCAACCTCGTCGCCCTGATGCTGGCTTTCTCCGGCTCAGACTTTGAACCCGATGCCACCCCGCCCGCGATCCCCTTCCTCGACATCCCCGGGGAACCCAGCAAGGACGTCCACGCCGCCGTGGGCCAGCAGACGGAAGTAGACCCCGCCGCAAAGGATCTCGGCGAGCTGGCCCAGTTTGTCAATATCGTCGAGACCTCGAACCGCGTTGAGCTCGTGGCCCATTTCCCGGTGAATGGCATCCAGCGCGGCGCGCGCTACCAGGGCAACGATTCCTTCGAGCGCGACGCTGCAGGTTCTACCATCACGACCGATGCGCTGCTGGCTTCCGTGGACGATGGTGGAACCGCCATTTTTACGATTGTGGCCGCAGGCACCGCCAACCGGATCGCCCTCGATCGGGATCAGGACAGCTACTACGACTATGACGAAGTACTCGCCGGCTCCGACCCGGCCGACCCCGAAAGCTTCGGGGGCGGTGGCGAGGGAGAAGGCGAGGGCGAGCTGCTCTACCACTCGGCCGATACCAACGAGGACTATGCCATCTCCCTCTCCGAACTCCTGCGCATCGTCCAGTTCTACAACAGCGACCGACTGGGCTGCCAGGATGGCACAGAAGACGGCTTCCAGCCCAACGGCACCAGCGAAACCTGTGCGCCCCACAAGAGCGACTACGCACCCCAGGACTGGCGCCTGAACCTCAACGAGGTACTCCGCCTCATCCAGGTCTACAACATCGGTGGCTACGAGCTGTGCGAAGGCAGCGAGGACGGCATTTGCCCCGTGGCGCCATAA
- a CDS encoding nucleotidyl transferase AbiEii/AbiGii toxin family protein encodes MSIQIIQDRLNGQLWETHLEEQQVLREITQEIVLAALGRGDFFKHAAFQGGTCLRIFHGLERFSEDLDFILRKPNPDFDWSDYVIQIKREVEAFGLNFTAKDKSELNAAVKKVFLKEDSLGKVLALQYAPKTGPARKIRIKLEVDTNPPSGSGCEVKHLEFPFHASVTVQDLPSLFAGKIHALPCRDYIKGRDWYDFLWYTSRGTPINYRFLTSALSQLGPWKSAGVVADEAWLVKELGSRIASLNWKQAADDVRRFVPARDQKSLDQWSEALFQALLRRWQSTQRG; translated from the coding sequence ATGAGCATTCAAATCATTCAAGACCGTCTGAACGGGCAACTCTGGGAGACGCATCTCGAAGAACAACAGGTCCTCCGCGAGATTACCCAGGAGATCGTTCTGGCCGCATTGGGGCGGGGCGATTTTTTCAAACACGCCGCGTTTCAAGGCGGGACCTGTCTTCGAATCTTCCACGGGCTGGAGCGCTTTTCGGAAGATCTGGATTTCATCCTCCGGAAACCGAACCCGGATTTTGACTGGAGTGATTACGTAATCCAAATCAAACGCGAAGTCGAAGCCTTTGGCCTGAACTTCACCGCCAAAGACAAGAGCGAATTGAACGCGGCCGTGAAAAAGGTGTTCCTCAAAGAGGACTCCCTCGGTAAGGTGCTCGCCCTGCAGTATGCACCCAAAACGGGTCCTGCCAGGAAAATCCGCATCAAGCTCGAAGTAGATACCAACCCGCCATCGGGCAGCGGATGTGAAGTCAAGCACTTGGAGTTTCCTTTTCATGCATCCGTCACCGTGCAGGACCTTCCGAGCCTCTTCGCGGGAAAGATTCACGCCCTGCCGTGCCGTGACTATATAAAAGGCCGGGATTGGTACGACTTCCTTTGGTATACAAGTCGAGGCACTCCCATCAACTACCGATTCCTGACATCGGCCCTCAGTCAACTGGGGCCTTGGAAATCCGCTGGCGTAGTGGCGGACGAAGCTTGGTTGGTCAAAGAGTTGGGCAGTAGAATCGCCTCCCTGAACTGGAAGCAGGCCGCAGACGACGTGCGAAGATTTGTCCCGGCCCGCGATCAGAAATCTCTCGATCAGTGGAGCGAGGCACTATTCCAAGCGCTGCTTAGGCGCTGGCAGAGTACACAACGGGGTTGA
- a CDS encoding PH domain-containing protein: MRKSDGALAGRSVFPTRKTSRWYDAALALYSTLGLVLVLCPFIVIYLIDDAQPAPISALFLQSLIIFLFVFSISAPSLFWRWQTSRFERLAIDESGCGFVDMLGRRRHLPWEQVTGVRYNVILDALILETGGRRVSVPNSFVEPDLVVKFVLKRIPDCATRSAVVEFLDGAFLQGRIEATGPWTHRFVCHIAYLRWGGETRVPKL, from the coding sequence ATGAGAAAAAGTGACGGGGCGCTGGCTGGGCGATCAGTTTTTCCCACTCGCAAAACTTCGCGCTGGTATGATGCGGCTCTGGCACTATATTCAACTTTGGGACTGGTTTTGGTGCTTTGCCCATTCATCGTCATTTACTTGATTGATGATGCCCAGCCCGCGCCGATCTCAGCCTTGTTCCTGCAGTCCTTGATCATATTCCTCTTCGTGTTCTCGATTTCAGCCCCATCACTGTTCTGGCGCTGGCAGACCTCCAGGTTTGAACGCCTAGCGATTGATGAATCTGGCTGTGGTTTTGTCGATATGCTTGGAAGAAGGCGCCATCTGCCATGGGAGCAGGTGACGGGGGTGCGCTATAATGTAATCTTGGATGCGCTGATACTTGAGACCGGTGGTCGACGAGTTTCTGTGCCGAATTCTTTCGTGGAACCTGACCTTGTCGTGAAGTTTGTGCTGAAAAGAATTCCGGACTGCGCAACGCGTAGCGCCGTTGTGGAATTTCTTGACGGCGCTTTTTTGCAAGGCAGGATTGAAGCGACGGGGCCCTGGACGCACAGGTTCGTCTGCCATATTGCATACCTAAGATGGGGTGGGGAGACCAGAGTTCCGAAACTCTGA
- a CDS encoding LURP-one-related family protein — protein MHYLIREEFWALGDDFNILDESQRPVFHIDGAAFSWGDKLSFQDMQGRELACIDQELLSFMPRYGIYRNGQLFAEVAKEFSWFHKAFTLDVPGPNDYTIEGSFWDHEYVFIRGGRNVAIVTRRLFSLTHTYSVEILEGEDAVSILATCIVIDQVLHDEKK, from the coding sequence ATGCACTATCTCATCAGGGAGGAATTCTGGGCGCTCGGCGATGACTTCAATATTCTGGACGAAAGTCAGCGACCGGTCTTTCACATCGACGGCGCGGCTTTTTCGTGGGGGGACAAACTCTCTTTTCAGGACATGCAGGGAAGGGAGCTGGCCTGCATAGACCAGGAACTCCTCTCCTTCATGCCCCGGTACGGTATCTATCGCAACGGCCAGCTCTTCGCCGAAGTCGCGAAGGAGTTCTCCTGGTTCCACAAGGCGTTTACGCTGGACGTTCCGGGTCCGAACGACTACACGATCGAAGGCAGTTTCTGGGACCATGAATATGTGTTCATTCGCGGGGGTCGAAACGTCGCGATTGTCACGCGCCGTCTATTTTCGTTGACCCACACGTACAGCGTGGAGATACTGGAGGGCGAAGACGCCGTCTCGATTCTGGCAACGTGTATCGTGATTGACCAGGTGTTGCACGATGAGAAAAAGTGA